One stretch of Mycolicibacterium fallax DNA includes these proteins:
- a CDS encoding cytidine deaminase — MPTESSIDWKLLRDSAIAVSARAYAPYSGFPVGAAALVDDGRVLTGCNVENVSYGLGLCAECAVVCALFAGGGGRLRALACVDADGRALMPCGRCRQLLHEHGGPDLLVDTGAGPRRLAELLPDAFGPEDLDRVRR; from the coding sequence ATGCCGACAGAATCATCGATCGACTGGAAGCTGTTGCGCGACAGTGCAATAGCGGTTTCGGCCCGGGCCTACGCGCCGTATTCCGGGTTCCCGGTCGGGGCCGCCGCGCTGGTCGACGACGGGCGCGTGCTGACCGGCTGCAATGTGGAGAATGTCTCATATGGCCTGGGTCTCTGCGCGGAGTGCGCTGTGGTCTGCGCCCTGTTCGCCGGCGGCGGCGGACGGCTGCGCGCGCTGGCCTGTGTCGACGCCGACGGGCGCGCCCTGATGCCGTGCGGACGGTGCCGACAACTGCTGCACGAACACGGCGGACCGGACCTGCTGGTCGACACCGGGGCCGGCCCGCGCCGGCTGGCCGAGCTGCTGCCGGACGCGTTCGGGCCCGAGGATCTGGACCGGGTGCGCCGATGA
- a CDS encoding thymidine phosphorylase, giving the protein MSRRPSAEKTPPPFDAPTVIRMKRDGGRLPDAAIDWVIDAYTAGTVGDEQMAALLMAIFLRGMDAEEITRWTAAMINSGPRLDFADLRGPGGKPLTLVDKHSTGGVGDKITIPLVPIIVACGGAVPQASGRGLGHTGGTLDKLETIPGFSAELSVAQIRDQLAGIGAAIFAAGELVPADRKLYALRDITATVDSLPLIASSIMSKKLAEGTRSLVLDVKSGSGAFLQDPAEAARLASTMVGLGAAYGVPTRALLTDMSVPLGRMVGNAVEVVESVQVLAGGGPPDVLELTLALAAEMLDLAGLDGRDPADTLADGTAMDAYRALVRAQGGDPDAPLPTGACTETVIAPDSGVMGDIDALAVGRAVWRLGAGRTAPGDAVAAGAGIELHRRPGEPVAAGQPLFTLSADTAERLAPALAELDGAWSIGALPPPPRRLLLGRVEE; this is encoded by the coding sequence ATGTCGCGTCGCCCGTCGGCGGAAAAGACGCCGCCTCCGTTCGACGCTCCGACCGTGATTCGGATGAAGAGGGATGGCGGGCGCCTGCCCGACGCCGCCATCGACTGGGTGATCGACGCCTACACCGCGGGGACCGTCGGCGACGAACAGATGGCCGCCCTGCTGATGGCGATCTTCCTGCGCGGCATGGACGCCGAGGAGATCACCCGCTGGACCGCGGCGATGATCAACTCCGGGCCCCGGCTGGACTTTGCCGACCTGCGCGGGCCCGGCGGCAAGCCGCTGACGCTGGTGGACAAGCACTCCACCGGCGGGGTCGGCGACAAGATCACCATCCCGTTGGTGCCGATCATCGTGGCCTGCGGCGGCGCGGTCCCGCAGGCCTCCGGCCGGGGACTGGGCCACACCGGCGGCACCCTGGACAAGCTGGAGACCATCCCCGGGTTCTCCGCCGAACTGTCCGTCGCGCAGATCCGCGACCAACTGGCCGGCATCGGTGCCGCGATCTTCGCCGCCGGCGAACTGGTCCCGGCCGACCGCAAGCTGTACGCGCTGCGCGACATCACCGCCACCGTCGACTCGCTGCCGCTGATCGCCTCGTCGATCATGAGCAAGAAACTCGCCGAGGGCACCCGGTCGCTGGTGCTCGACGTCAAGTCCGGCTCCGGGGCATTCCTGCAGGATCCGGCGGAGGCGGCCCGGCTGGCCAGCACCATGGTCGGACTCGGCGCGGCCTACGGGGTGCCGACCCGGGCGCTGCTCACCGATATGTCGGTGCCGCTGGGCCGGATGGTCGGCAACGCCGTCGAGGTCGTCGAATCCGTGCAGGTGCTCGCCGGCGGCGGGCCGCCCGACGTCCTCGAGCTGACCCTGGCGCTGGCCGCCGAGATGCTGGACCTGGCCGGCCTGGACGGCCGCGACCCCGCCGACACGCTGGCCGACGGCACCGCGATGGACGCCTACCGGGCGTTGGTGCGCGCCCAGGGCGGCGACCCGGACGCGCCGCTGCCGACCGGCGCCTGCACCGAGACCGTCATCGCGCCCGACTCCGGGGTGATGGGCGACATCGACGCGCTGGCCGTCGGCAGGGCGGTTTGGCGCCTCGGTGCCGGACGCACCGCGCCGGGCGACGCGGTCGCCGCCGGGGCAGGCATCGAACTGCACCGCCGCCCCGGCGAGCCGGTGGCCGCCGGCCAACCACTGTTCACCTTGTCCGCCGATACTGCCGAGCGGCTGGCCCCGGCGCTGGCCGAGCTCGACGGCGCCTGGAGCATCGGGGCGCTGCCCCCGCCACCCCGGCGACTGCTGCTGGGCCGAGTTGAGGAGTGA
- the upp gene encoding uracil phosphoribosyltransferase, whose product MDIRVVDHPLAAVRLSTLRDRDTGDAAFRVALAELATMLVYEATRDLDRVGYPVATPLTETLGYRLATPPLLVPVLRAGLGMLAAAQALLPESRCGFIGVARDEHTHRADEYLVSLPEDLRGTPVLVLDPMLATGGSMVDALRRLAERGATNVTAVCVVCAPQGLAAAEAAMPGLRLITAVVDDGLNPDAFIVPGLGDAGDRQFGPR is encoded by the coding sequence ATGGACATCCGCGTCGTCGACCATCCGCTGGCCGCGGTTCGGCTGAGCACCCTGCGCGATCGCGACACCGGCGACGCGGCGTTTCGGGTGGCCCTGGCCGAGCTGGCCACCATGCTGGTCTACGAGGCCACCCGCGATCTGGATCGGGTCGGCTACCCGGTCGCCACCCCGCTGACCGAGACGCTCGGCTACCGGCTGGCCACCCCGCCGCTGCTGGTCCCGGTGCTGCGCGCCGGGCTGGGCATGCTGGCGGCCGCCCAGGCGCTGCTGCCGGAGTCGCGCTGCGGGTTCATCGGCGTGGCCCGCGACGAGCACACCCACCGGGCCGACGAATACCTGGTCTCGCTGCCCGAGGACCTGCGCGGCACCCCGGTGCTGGTGCTGGACCCGATGCTGGCCACCGGCGGGTCGATGGTCGATGCGCTGCGCCGGCTGGCCGAGCGGGGTGCCACCAACGTGACCGCGGTGTGCGTGGTGTGCGCGCCGCAGGGGCTGGCGGCGGCCGAGGCGGCGATGCCGGGGCTGCGGCTGATCACCGCCGTCGTCGACGACGGCCTCAACCCGGATGCGTTCATCGTGCCGGGGCTCGGCGACGCCGGGGACCGCCAGTTCGGGCCGCGCTGA
- a CDS encoding primosomal protein — protein sequence MAADLVPIRLSVTAGDLFTIWAPPWRDAGDEWEAFLGNDEDLYGFDSVAELTAFVRSGAANDLNDHPAWAALTEANAHALDPDEEHRFDLVGVEELFAGKPTEESVSALAAILAVVSAIGSVCELPPVTKFFNGNPSLAMLNNGVLEFGGRVGRKRWAALAEIVGRNWEKVLGAIEEVLTSPEVDESAVDAAKEQLAADPPEPEEIEEILAVDEDTSDEDDDDQDETNDARAAGDTAVLGSDADFWGRVGIDPVRLMFGTGTLYSLRCYFGDRPLFLGRNGRISVFGSERALARYLADEHDHDLANLVTYDDIRTAANDGSLVVKVTDENVYVLTGLADDIADGPDAVDHQQLELAVELLRDVGDYSEDDTVDTALDPEQPFGGFVSRVLDDAEVEVSAQRAAEAYEALERFVESRLRRE from the coding sequence ATGGCAGCTGACCTCGTACCGATCCGGCTGAGCGTGACCGCCGGCGACCTGTTCACCATCTGGGCCCCGCCGTGGCGCGACGCCGGAGACGAGTGGGAGGCCTTCCTCGGCAACGACGAGGACCTGTACGGCTTCGACAGCGTGGCCGAGCTGACCGCGTTCGTGCGGTCCGGTGCGGCCAACGATCTGAACGATCACCCGGCCTGGGCGGCGCTGACCGAGGCCAACGCGCACGCCCTGGACCCCGACGAGGAGCACCGGTTCGACCTGGTCGGCGTCGAGGAACTGTTCGCCGGGAAGCCGACGGAAGAGTCGGTGTCCGCGCTGGCCGCGATCCTGGCGGTGGTGTCGGCGATCGGCTCGGTGTGTGAGCTGCCGCCGGTGACGAAGTTCTTCAACGGCAACCCGTCGCTGGCCATGCTGAACAACGGCGTGCTGGAGTTCGGCGGCCGGGTCGGACGCAAGCGCTGGGCGGCGCTGGCCGAGATCGTCGGACGGAACTGGGAGAAGGTGCTCGGCGCGATCGAGGAGGTGCTCACCAGCCCGGAGGTCGACGAGTCGGCGGTGGACGCCGCCAAGGAGCAGTTGGCCGCCGATCCGCCGGAGCCCGAGGAGATCGAGGAGATCCTCGCGGTCGACGAGGACACCTCCGACGAGGACGACGATGACCAGGACGAGACCAACGACGCCCGGGCGGCCGGTGACACCGCGGTGCTGGGCAGCGACGCCGATTTCTGGGGTCGGGTCGGCATCGACCCGGTCCGGCTGATGTTCGGCACCGGCACGCTGTACTCGCTGCGCTGCTACTTCGGCGACCGGCCGCTGTTCCTCGGCCGCAACGGCCGGATCAGCGTGTTCGGCTCCGAGCGCGCACTGGCCCGCTACCTGGCCGACGAGCACGATCACGACCTGGCGAACCTGGTCACCTACGACGACATCCGCACCGCCGCCAACGACGGCTCGCTGGTGGTGAAGGTGACCGACGAGAACGTCTACGTGCTGACCGGGCTGGCCGACGACATCGCCGACGGCCCGGACGCGGTCGATCACCAGCAGTTGGAGCTGGCCGTCGAGCTGCTGCGCGACGTCGGTGACTACTCCGAGGACGACACCGTCGACACCGCCCTTGACCCGGAGCAGCCGTTCGGCGGGTTCGTCAGCCGGGTGCTCGACGACGCCGAGGTCGAGGTTTCCGCGCAGCGGGCCGCCGAGGCCTACGAGGCGCTGGAGCGCTTCGTGGAGTCACGGCTGCGCCGGGAATGA
- the sdhA gene encoding succinate dehydrogenase flavoprotein subunit, whose translation MIQEHRYDVVIVGAGGAGMRAAVEAGPRARTAVLTKLYPTRSHTGAAQGGMCAALANVEEDNWEWHTFDTVKGGDYLADQDAVEIMCKEAIDAVLDLEKMGMPFNRTPEGRIDQRRFGGHTRDHGKAPVRRACYAADRTGHMILQTLYQNCVKHDVEFFNEFYALDVTLTDTPSGPVATGVIAYELATGDIHIFHAKAIVFATGGSGRMYKTTSNAHTLTGDGLGIIFRKGLPLEDMEFHQFHPTGLAGLGILISEAVRGEGGRLLNADGERFMERYAPTIVDLAPRDIVARSMVIEVLEGRGAGPNKDYVYIDVRHLGADVLEAKLPDITEFARTYLGVDPVTELVPVYPTCHYVMGGIPTNVHGQVLRDNNNYVPGLYAAGECACVSVHGANRLGTNSLLDINVFGRRAGLAAAEYAASHDFVDLPPEPARMVVEWVGDILGEHGHERVADIRGALQQTMDNNAAVFRTEETLKQALTDIHALKERYGRITVHDKGKRFNSDLLEAIELGFLLELAEVTVAGALNRKESRGGHAREDYPNRDDTNYLRHTMAYKEGAELLSDIRLDYKPVVQTRYEPMERKY comes from the coding sequence ATGATTCAGGAACACCGCTACGACGTCGTGATCGTCGGCGCCGGCGGCGCCGGGATGCGCGCCGCGGTCGAGGCGGGCCCGCGGGCCCGCACCGCCGTGCTGACCAAGCTCTACCCGACCCGCTCCCACACCGGCGCGGCGCAGGGCGGCATGTGCGCCGCGCTGGCCAACGTCGAGGAAGACAACTGGGAGTGGCACACCTTCGACACCGTCAAGGGCGGCGACTACCTCGCCGACCAGGACGCCGTGGAGATCATGTGCAAGGAGGCGATCGACGCCGTCCTGGATCTGGAAAAGATGGGGATGCCGTTCAACCGCACCCCCGAGGGCCGCATCGATCAGCGCCGGTTCGGCGGTCACACCCGTGACCACGGCAAGGCCCCGGTCCGCCGGGCCTGCTACGCCGCCGACCGCACCGGCCACATGATCCTGCAGACGCTGTACCAAAACTGCGTCAAGCACGACGTGGAGTTCTTCAACGAGTTCTACGCCCTGGACGTGACGCTGACCGACACCCCGTCGGGCCCGGTCGCCACCGGTGTCATCGCCTACGAGCTGGCCACCGGCGACATCCACATCTTCCACGCCAAGGCGATCGTGTTCGCCACCGGCGGTTCGGGGCGGATGTACAAGACCACCTCCAACGCGCACACCCTGACCGGCGACGGGCTGGGCATCATCTTCCGCAAGGGCCTGCCGCTGGAGGACATGGAGTTCCACCAGTTCCACCCGACCGGCCTGGCCGGCCTGGGCATCCTGATCTCCGAGGCCGTGCGCGGCGAGGGCGGCCGGTTGCTCAACGCCGACGGCGAGCGGTTCATGGAGCGCTACGCACCGACCATCGTCGACCTGGCCCCGCGCGACATCGTGGCCCGTTCGATGGTCATCGAGGTGCTGGAGGGTCGCGGCGCCGGACCGAACAAGGACTACGTCTACATCGACGTGCGGCACCTCGGCGCCGACGTGCTGGAGGCCAAGCTCCCCGACATCACCGAGTTCGCCCGCACCTACCTGGGCGTGGACCCGGTCACCGAGCTGGTGCCGGTGTACCCGACCTGCCACTACGTGATGGGTGGTATTCCCACCAACGTGCACGGCCAGGTGCTGCGGGACAACAACAACTACGTGCCGGGCCTGTACGCGGCGGGCGAGTGCGCCTGCGTGTCGGTGCACGGCGCCAACCGGTTGGGCACCAACTCGCTGCTGGACATCAACGTGTTTGGTCGGCGGGCCGGCCTGGCCGCCGCCGAGTACGCCGCCAGCCACGACTTCGTCGACCTGCCGCCGGAGCCGGCGCGGATGGTCGTCGAGTGGGTCGGCGACATCCTCGGTGAGCACGGCCACGAGCGGGTCGCCGACATCCGCGGTGCGCTGCAGCAGACGATGGACAACAACGCCGCGGTGTTCCGCACCGAGGAGACCCTCAAGCAGGCGCTGACCGACATTCACGCGCTCAAGGAGCGCTACGGCCGGATCACCGTGCACGACAAGGGCAAGCGGTTCAACTCCGATCTGCTGGAGGCCATCGAGCTGGGCTTCCTGCTGGAGCTGGCCGAGGTCACCGTCGCCGGGGCGCTCAACCGCAAGGAATCCCGCGGCGGCCACGCCCGGGAGGACTACCCGAACCGCGACGACACCAACTACCTGCGGCACACCATGGCCTACAAGGAAGGTGCCGAACTGCTGTCCGACATCCGGCTGGACTACAAGCCCGTCGTCCAGACCCGGTACGAGCCGATGGAGCGGAAGTACTGA
- a CDS encoding adenosine deaminase — protein MTTELDLGSIRHAPKVLLHDHLDGGLRPDTVLELAERAGYRELPADEPVALADWFRTAAHSGSLERYLQPFAHTVAVMQTAEALHRVAYECVRDLAADAVVYAEVRFAPELHLAAGLTLPQVVEAVLAGFAAGQQDAAAAGTPIVVRTLVTAMRHAARSLDIAELAIDYRDRGVCGFDIAGAEAGHPPTRHLDAFEHIREYNGHSTIHAGEAFGLPSIHEALAFCGADRLGHGVRIVDDITEAADGGQRLGRLAALVRDNRVPLELCPSSNVQTGAVPSFAEHPFDLLARLRFRVTVNTDNRLMSDTSMSREMLRLVETFGYGWADLQRFTINAMKSAFYPFDQRLALIDDVIKPRYAVLIGG, from the coding sequence GTGACCACCGAACTGGACCTCGGCTCGATCCGGCACGCGCCGAAGGTGCTGCTGCACGACCACCTCGACGGCGGACTGCGCCCGGACACCGTGCTGGAACTCGCCGAGCGGGCCGGCTACCGCGAGCTGCCCGCCGACGAGCCGGTGGCGCTGGCCGACTGGTTCCGCACCGCCGCGCACAGCGGCTCGCTGGAGCGCTACCTGCAGCCGTTCGCGCACACCGTCGCGGTCATGCAGACCGCCGAGGCGCTGCATCGGGTGGCCTACGAGTGCGTGCGGGACCTGGCCGCCGACGCGGTGGTCTACGCCGAGGTGCGATTCGCCCCGGAACTGCACCTGGCCGCCGGGCTGACCCTGCCCCAGGTCGTCGAGGCGGTGCTGGCCGGCTTCGCCGCCGGCCAGCAGGACGCCGCGGCGGCCGGCACCCCGATCGTGGTCCGCACCCTGGTCACCGCGATGCGCCACGCCGCCCGCTCGCTGGACATCGCCGAGCTGGCGATCGACTACCGCGACCGCGGGGTGTGCGGCTTCGACATCGCCGGGGCCGAGGCCGGTCACCCGCCGACCCGCCACCTCGACGCCTTCGAGCACATCCGGGAGTACAACGGGCACTCCACCATCCACGCCGGCGAGGCGTTCGGGCTGCCGTCGATCCACGAGGCGCTGGCGTTCTGCGGCGCCGACCGGCTCGGGCACGGGGTGCGGATCGTCGACGACATCACCGAGGCCGCCGACGGCGGCCAGCGGCTGGGCCGGCTGGCCGCGCTGGTCCGCGACAACCGGGTGCCGCTGGAGCTGTGCCCGTCGTCGAACGTGCAGACCGGGGCGGTGCCCAGCTTCGCCGAGCACCCGTTCGATCTGCTGGCCCGGCTGCGGTTTCGGGTCACCGTCAACACCGACAACCGGCTGATGAGTGACACCAGCATGAGCCGGGAGATGCTGCGACTGGTAGAAACCTTCGGCTACGGCTGGGCCGACCTGCAGCGGTTCACCATCAACGCGATGAAATCCGCGTTTTACCCGTTCGATCAGCGGCTGGCGCTGATCGACGACGTCATCAAGCCCCGCTACGCGGTGCTGATCGGCGGTTAG
- a CDS encoding succinate dehydrogenase iron-sulfur subunit, with protein MSAPVVDQPEAGDPPLPPVPDGAVMVTLKIARFNPEDPDAAGFQSFRVPCLPSDRLLNLLLYVKGYLDGTLTFRRSCAHGVCGSDAMRINGVNRLACKVLMRDLLPKNGKPLTITIEPIRGLPVEKDLVVDMEPFFDAFRAVKPFLITSGNPPTRERIQSPTDRARFDDTTKCILCACCTTSCPVFWSEGSYFGPAAIVNAHRFIFDSRDEAAAERLDILNEVDGVWRCRTTFNCTDACPRGIEVTKAIQEVKRALMFAR; from the coding sequence ATGAGTGCACCTGTCGTGGATCAGCCCGAAGCCGGCGATCCGCCGCTGCCCCCGGTGCCCGACGGCGCGGTCATGGTGACGTTGAAGATCGCCCGGTTCAACCCGGAGGATCCCGACGCCGCCGGATTCCAGAGCTTCCGGGTGCCGTGCCTGCCCAGTGACCGGCTGCTGAACCTGCTGCTGTACGTGAAGGGTTACCTGGACGGCACGCTGACGTTCCGCCGGTCCTGCGCGCACGGGGTGTGCGGCTCGGACGCGATGCGGATCAACGGCGTCAACCGGTTGGCCTGCAAGGTTCTGATGCGCGATCTGCTGCCCAAGAACGGCAAGCCGCTGACCATCACCATCGAGCCGATCCGCGGCCTGCCCGTGGAGAAGGACCTGGTGGTCGACATGGAGCCGTTCTTCGACGCGTTCCGCGCGGTCAAGCCGTTCCTGATCACCAGCGGCAACCCGCCGACCCGCGAGCGGATCCAGTCGCCGACCGACCGGGCCCGCTTCGATGACACCACCAAGTGCATCCTGTGCGCCTGCTGCACGACGAGCTGCCCGGTGTTCTGGAGCGAGGGTTCCTACTTCGGCCCGGCCGCCATCGTCAACGCGCACCGGTTCATCTTCGATTCCCGGGATGAGGCGGCCGCCGAGCGCCTCGACATCCTCAATGAGGTCGACGGCGTGTGGCGCTGCCGCACCACGTTCAACTGCACCGACGCCTGCCCCCGCGGCATCGAGGTCACCAAGGCGATCCAGGAGGTCAAGCGGGCGCTGATGTTCGCCCGCTGA
- the sdhC gene encoding succinate dehydrogenase, cytochrome b556 subunit, translating to MTAAAPAEPAKTGTRRRRSLYRGDPGMWSWVLHRITGATIFFFLFVHVLDTALVRVSPEAYNAVVGTYKTPLVGLMEVGLVAAVLFHALNGIRVILIDFWSEGPRHQKKMLIAVAAVWLVVMVPALVVLGMHMAERFL from the coding sequence ATGACAGCAGCGGCACCGGCAGAGCCCGCCAAGACGGGCACCCGACGCCGACGCAGCCTGTACCGGGGCGACCCGGGCATGTGGTCGTGGGTACTGCACCGAATCACCGGTGCGACCATCTTCTTCTTCTTGTTCGTGCACGTGCTGGACACCGCCCTGGTGCGGGTCAGCCCGGAGGCGTACAACGCCGTCGTCGGCACCTACAAGACTCCGCTGGTCGGGCTGATGGAGGTGGGGCTGGTCGCGGCCGTGCTGTTCCACGCCCTCAACGGTATCCGGGTCATCCTGATCGACTTCTGGTCCGAGGGCCCGCGTCATCAGAAGAAGATGCTGATCGCCGTCGCCGCCGTGTGGCTGGTGGTCATGGTTCCCGCGCTGGTCGTGCTGGGTATGCACATGGCAGAGAGGTTCCTGTAG
- a CDS encoding D-alanyl-D-alanine carboxypeptidase family protein — protein MLTSRSPRTRLAALTAALFIAAAPAALTPATALADPEPPAPECPFRITTPPAVDASEVPKPGEPEPGPLAVPAKTVGGSDLAGCGIITAADTPPVPGDVSAEAWLVADLDSGEVIAARDPHGRHRPASVIKALTAMASINELNLNKPVAGTVEDARSEGTKVGVDVGGTYTVNDLLHGLLMHSGNDAAHALAGQLGGMPVALGKLNTMAALLGARDTRVATPSGLDGPGMSTSAYDIGLIYRYAWQNPTFAQIVATRTYNFPGHFTPETGDHPAYELENDNKLLVNYPGALGGKTGYTDDAGQTFVGAAERDGRRLVAVLLRGTRQPIAPWEQAARLLDYGFATAPGTAIGQLVDPDPALTRVEPEPTAAVNAATLIPAADATPVRVGVGVVGTLVVFSLIMVARSINRRSVGAGLAR, from the coding sequence ATGCTGACTTCACGTAGCCCCCGGACCCGGCTGGCGGCGCTGACGGCGGCGCTGTTCATCGCCGCCGCGCCGGCCGCGCTGACCCCGGCCACGGCGCTGGCCGACCCCGAGCCGCCCGCCCCGGAATGCCCGTTCCGGATCACCACCCCACCGGCCGTCGACGCCTCCGAGGTGCCCAAGCCCGGCGAGCCCGAACCCGGCCCGCTGGCGGTGCCCGCCAAGACCGTCGGTGGGTCCGATCTGGCCGGCTGCGGCATCATCACCGCCGCCGACACCCCGCCGGTGCCCGGGGACGTCTCCGCCGAGGCCTGGCTGGTCGCCGACCTGGACTCCGGCGAGGTGATCGCCGCCCGCGACCCGCACGGCAGGCACCGGCCCGCCTCGGTGATCAAGGCGCTGACCGCGATGGCCTCGATCAACGAACTCAACCTGAACAAGCCGGTCGCCGGCACCGTCGAGGACGCCCGCTCCGAGGGCACCAAGGTCGGCGTCGACGTCGGCGGCACCTACACCGTCAACGACCTGCTGCACGGGCTGCTGATGCACTCCGGCAACGACGCCGCGCACGCGCTGGCCGGCCAGCTCGGCGGCATGCCGGTGGCCCTGGGCAAGCTCAACACGATGGCCGCCCTGCTGGGCGCCCGCGACACCCGGGTCGCCACCCCGTCCGGGCTGGACGGCCCCGGCATGAGCACCTCGGCCTACGACATCGGCCTGATCTACCGGTACGCCTGGCAGAACCCGACGTTCGCCCAGATCGTGGCCACCCGGACCTACAACTTCCCCGGCCACTTCACCCCGGAGACCGGCGACCACCCGGCCTACGAGCTGGAGAACGACAACAAGCTGCTGGTCAACTACCCCGGCGCCCTCGGCGGCAAGACCGGCTACACCGACGACGCCGGACAGACCTTCGTCGGCGCGGCCGAGCGGGACGGCCGCCGGCTGGTGGCGGTGCTGCTGCGCGGCACCCGCCAGCCCATCGCGCCGTGGGAGCAGGCCGCCCGGCTGCTGGACTACGGCTTCGCGACCGCGCCCGGCACCGCGATCGGCCAGCTGGTCGACCCCGACCCGGCGCTGACCCGCGTCGAACCCGAGCCGACCGCCGCCGTCAACGCCGCCACCCTGATCCCGGCCGCCGACGCGACGCCGGTGCGGGTGGGCGTCGGAGTGGTCGGCACCCTGGTGGTGTTCAGCCTGATCATGGTCGCCCGGTCGATCAACCGTCGCAGCGTCGGCGCCGGCCTGGCCCGCTGA
- a CDS encoding succinate dehydrogenase hydrophobic membrane anchor subunit, translating to MTAPWTPHHRDGRAAPVLEKEYDRPAALDHPRAPRRPRGVPYFEKYAWLFMRFSGVALVFLVIGHLFIMLMWSDGVYRIDFNYVAERWASPFWQIWDMSLLWLAMLHGANGMRTIIGDYTRKNTTKFYLNSLLLLATGFTVVLGSYVLVTFNPNIG from the coding sequence ATGACTGCCCCGTGGACTCCCCATCACCGTGACGGCCGCGCCGCCCCCGTGCTGGAGAAGGAATACGACCGGCCGGCCGCCCTGGATCACCCGCGCGCCCCGCGCCGGCCGCGCGGCGTCCCGTACTTCGAGAAGTACGCCTGGCTGTTCATGCGGTTCTCCGGTGTGGCGCTGGTCTTCCTGGTCATCGGCCACCTGTTCATCATGCTGATGTGGTCCGACGGCGTGTACCGGATCGACTTCAACTATGTCGCCGAGCGCTGGGCCTCGCCGTTCTGGCAGATCTGGGACATGTCCCTGCTGTGGTTGGCGATGCTGCACGGTGCCAACGGGATGCGCACCATCATCGGTGACTACACCCGCAAGAACACCACCAAGTTCTATCTGAATTCGCTGCTGCTGCTGGCCACCGGGTTCACCGTCGTCCTGGGCAGCTACGTCCTGGTGACGTTCAACCCGAACATCGGTTAA
- a CDS encoding crotonase/enoyl-CoA hydratase family protein translates to MQQHDHDGNRAAAWYENWTEAPDSPWRDRPEPADDRDYRTLTYRRTGRIARITFNRPEQGNAITADTPLDLAHAVETADLDPRVHVVLLSGRGKGFCGGYDLQIFAEGGAGGGGVGEHATAGSAIDPVVQASNHNPWRGWDPMLDYAMMSRFNKGFASLLHANKPTVAKIHGFAIAGGTDIALYCDQIICADDAMIGYPPTRVWGIPAAGMWAHRLGDQRAKRLLFTGDRISGRQAAEWGLAVESCPPESLDERAEDLVERIARMPVNQLMMAKLALNSALLAQGVANSTMISTVFDGVSRHTREGYAFQLRAATVGFREAVRERDEPYGDHKGKPGPTG, encoded by the coding sequence GTGCAACAGCACGACCATGACGGAAACCGCGCAGCGGCCTGGTACGAGAACTGGACCGAGGCGCCGGACTCGCCCTGGCGCGACCGCCCCGAACCCGCCGACGACCGGGACTACCGCACGCTGACCTATCGGCGCACCGGCCGGATCGCCCGGATCACCTTCAACCGCCCCGAGCAGGGCAACGCGATCACCGCGGACACCCCGCTGGACCTCGCGCACGCCGTCGAGACCGCCGACCTCGACCCCCGAGTGCACGTGGTGCTGCTGTCCGGGCGTGGCAAGGGCTTCTGCGGCGGCTACGACCTGCAGATCTTCGCCGAGGGCGGGGCCGGCGGCGGCGGGGTCGGTGAGCACGCCACCGCAGGCAGCGCCATCGACCCGGTGGTGCAGGCCAGCAACCACAATCCGTGGCGCGGCTGGGATCCGATGCTCGACTACGCGATGATGAGCCGCTTCAACAAGGGCTTCGCCTCGCTGCTGCACGCGAACAAACCGACCGTCGCGAAGATCCACGGCTTCGCGATCGCCGGCGGCACCGACATCGCGTTGTACTGCGACCAGATCATCTGTGCCGACGACGCGATGATCGGCTACCCGCCGACCCGGGTCTGGGGCATCCCGGCCGCCGGGATGTGGGCGCACCGGCTCGGCGACCAGCGGGCCAAACGCCTGCTGTTCACCGGCGATCGGATCAGCGGACGGCAGGCCGCGGAATGGGGGCTGGCGGTCGAATCCTGCCCGCCGGAGTCCCTCGACGAGCGCGCCGAAGACCTCGTCGAGCGGATCGCCCGGATGCCGGTCAACCAGCTGATGATGGCCAAACTCGCATTGAACTCGGCGCTGCTGGCGCAGGGCGTGGCGAACTCCACCATGATCAGCACCGTCTTCGACGGGGTGTCGCGGCACACCCGGGAGGGCTACGCCTTCCAGCTGCGGGCGGCGACCGTCGGGTTCCGCGAGGCCGTCCGGGAGCGTGACGAGCCGTACGGCGACCACAAGGGCAAGCCGGGGCCAACCGGGTAG